From Diospyros lotus cultivar Yz01 chromosome 4, ASM1463336v1, whole genome shotgun sequence, a single genomic window includes:
- the LOC127800168 gene encoding uncharacterized protein LOC127800168 isoform X2, whose translation MNTKGVLFDLYYVVFLVLLITVPANLVQGRLLSIPRPPPENAAHFARWLASQCSWGVLRNVVSFSDGLPDKGLGIPYFYLTTLDPTARNAFEDPRSSFTISEYPLGTCGKRDPESPACAKMTLTGKLKLVDGNTDEAEFAQTALFTKHPEMKDWPNGHQFQFFKLEIEDVFLVNWFGGHRALTVEQYLQAEMNKLSFLERILL comes from the exons ATGAACACCAAAGGGGTTTTGTTTGATTTATACTATGTTGTTTTCTTGGTCTTATTGATTACGGTTCCAGCAAATCTTGTACAGGGACGCCTTCTCTCCATCCCCAGACCTCCTCCGGAAAACGCTGCCCACTTTGCTCGGTGGTTGGCCTCTCAGTGTTCTTGGGGAGTTctcag GAATGTGGTTTCATTTAGTGATGGACTACCTGACAAAGGTCTTGGGATCCCATACTTTTATTTGACTACTCTTGACCCAACAGCACGTAATGCATTTGAAGACCCCAGATCTTCCTTTACAATTAGTGAGTACCCACTTGGAACATGTGGCAAGAGAGACCCTGAGAGCCCTGCTTGTGCAAAGATGACACTCACAGGAAAG TTGAAGCTAGTTGATGGGAACACTGATGAAGCTGAATTTGCTCAAACTGCCCTGTTCACGAAGCATCCTGAGATGAAAG ATTGGCCCAATGGCCACCAGTTTCAGTTCTTCAAACTAGAAATTGAAGATGTTTTTTTGGTTAACTGGTTTGGTGGTCACAGAGCTCTTACAGTGGAGCAGTACCTGCAGGCTGAAAT GAACAAACTCTCCTTCCTTGAGCGAATTCTTTTGTGA
- the LOC127800168 gene encoding uncharacterized protein LOC127800168 isoform X1 yields the protein MNTKGVLFDLYYVVFLVLLITVPANLVQGRLLSIPRPPPENAAHFARWLASQCSWGVLSTISSDLGGAPFGNVVSFSDGLPDKGLGIPYFYLTTLDPTARNAFEDPRSSFTISEYPLGTCGKRDPESPACAKMTLTGKLKLVDGNTDEAEFAQTALFTKHPEMKDWPNGHQFQFFKLEIEDVFLVNWFGGHRALTVEQYLQAEMNKLSFLERILL from the exons ATGAACACCAAAGGGGTTTTGTTTGATTTATACTATGTTGTTTTCTTGGTCTTATTGATTACGGTTCCAGCAAATCTTGTACAGGGACGCCTTCTCTCCATCCCCAGACCTCCTCCGGAAAACGCTGCCCACTTTGCTCGGTGGTTGGCCTCTCAGTGTTCTTGGGGAGTTctcag CACCATCTCAAGTGATTTGGGAGGAGCACCTTTTGG GAATGTGGTTTCATTTAGTGATGGACTACCTGACAAAGGTCTTGGGATCCCATACTTTTATTTGACTACTCTTGACCCAACAGCACGTAATGCATTTGAAGACCCCAGATCTTCCTTTACAATTAGTGAGTACCCACTTGGAACATGTGGCAAGAGAGACCCTGAGAGCCCTGCTTGTGCAAAGATGACACTCACAGGAAAG TTGAAGCTAGTTGATGGGAACACTGATGAAGCTGAATTTGCTCAAACTGCCCTGTTCACGAAGCATCCTGAGATGAAAG ATTGGCCCAATGGCCACCAGTTTCAGTTCTTCAAACTAGAAATTGAAGATGTTTTTTTGGTTAACTGGTTTGGTGGTCACAGAGCTCTTACAGTGGAGCAGTACCTGCAGGCTGAAAT GAACAAACTCTCCTTCCTTGAGCGAATTCTTTTGTGA